In a single window of the Chondrocystis sp. NIES-4102 genome:
- a CDS encoding amino acid adenylation domain-containing protein: MKKENIEDIYQLSPLQQGILFHTLCEVETGIYLIQLCYRLQGELNLKAFEQAWQKVVDRHTILRTSFHWEKLEQPLQVVSKQVPIKIQFEDWSEQEDKLETWLERERNQSFKLNQAPLMRWTIIRRGQDDYYFVWSKHHLILDGWSTALILKEVIEIYQKQARTDLEPIPYREYIAWLQQQDLTQAKNFWKTQLQGIKTPTSLIIGREANKETGKKEEVVFKLAATTTKNLQKLAQENQLTLSTIIQGAWALLLQRYTSDADIVYGVTVAGRPSNLSGAERMVGLFINTLPVRVKIVETDRLLPWLKQLQTQLLEIRQYEYTPLIEIQGWSEIGRDLPLFESIVVLENYPVDSSLQQPGSLAVESISTFDHTNYPLTLTVIPGVELSLSLAFTTCLDTATIKRMLGHLQTLLTGMVNNPQTKLIDLPLLSAEEDGQLQKFNQTRNNIDEAQLQQCIHQLIETQARKSPDAVAVVWEAEKLTYGELNQKSQQLAEYLQLQGVKPEVIVGICCDRSLEMIIAIVAILKAGGAYLPLDPNLPKEAITWRIEDAKVAIVLAPKQLQAKIAHKDLQIIDLDLRSLPQVANPQPPKPPTPDNLAYVIYTSGSTGKPKGVMVNHRSLVNAYLGWSAAYQLNQVKNHLQMANFAFDVFTGDVVRALCSGGKLVLCPGEILLEADKLYQLILQQQIEIGEFVPVVLRHLMEYLEKTQQQLNMGVVICGSDSWYGREYNHFRKFLAKNCRLINSFGVTEATIDSCYFETTKDIASGQLVPIGKPFVNTQLYILDQESKRSLPIGVAGELYIGGLGVARGYLNRPQLNCEKFLNLDSYDTPLYKTGDKARYLPNGDIEFLGRIDNQVKLRGFRIELGEIEAILYQYPQITENVVILRQDSPQEAKIVAYLVTESNKPVAVRELRNFLRKKLPEYALPSAFVFLKKLPLSPNGKIDRKSLPIPSPSCYLNNNYTPANNAIEEILVDIWAKILQLPRVGIEDNFFDLGGHSLLATQVISRIREAFAIELAIRCLFESPTVAQLAKRIIEQEKSPGITLKRAIILQKIALMSSQEAKQLLQAKKTIKS; encoded by the coding sequence CTTTCATTGGGAAAAACTAGAACAACCCTTGCAAGTAGTTAGTAAACAAGTACCAATAAAAATACAGTTTGAAGACTGGAGTGAACAAGAAGACAAATTAGAGACATGGCTTGAGAGGGAAAGAAATCAAAGTTTTAAGCTAAATCAAGCACCCTTAATGCGTTGGACTATTATACGTCGTGGACAAGATGATTACTATTTTGTTTGGAGTAAACACCATTTAATTTTAGATGGTTGGTCAACGGCGTTAATTTTAAAAGAAGTGATAGAAATCTATCAAAAGCAAGCTAGGACAGATTTAGAGCCAATTCCCTATAGAGAATATATAGCTTGGTTGCAACAACAGGACTTAACTCAAGCTAAAAATTTCTGGAAAACCCAACTTCAAGGCATAAAAACCCCGACATCCCTAATTATAGGGAGAGAAGCCAATAAAGAGACAGGCAAAAAAGAAGAAGTTGTTTTCAAGTTAGCTGCCACGACTACAAAAAATTTACAGAAACTGGCACAGGAAAACCAATTAACCTTAAGTACCATAATTCAAGGTGCGTGGGCATTACTACTCCAGCGTTATACTAGCGATGCAGATATAGTGTATGGAGTGACAGTTGCAGGTCGTCCTAGCAATTTAAGCGGGGCAGAAAGAATGGTAGGCTTATTTATTAATACCCTACCCGTGCGAGTCAAGATAGTAGAGACAGATAGATTACTACCTTGGCTAAAACAACTGCAAACCCAACTATTAGAAATAAGGCAATACGAATATACTCCTTTAATAGAAATCCAAGGGTGGAGTGAGATAGGGCGAGACTTACCACTATTTGAAAGTATTGTGGTGTTGGAAAACTATCCAGTAGATTCAAGTTTACAACAACCAGGAAGTTTAGCAGTTGAGAGTATTAGCACTTTCGACCATACAAACTATCCCCTAACGCTAACAGTAATTCCTGGGGTAGAATTATCCCTTTCCCTAGCTTTTACTACTTGCCTTGATACCGCTACTATTAAGCGGATGTTGGGACATCTACAAACCCTGTTAACGGGAATGGTTAATAACCCTCAAACCAAGTTAATAGACTTACCTTTATTAAGCGCAGAGGAAGATGGACAACTACAAAAATTCAATCAAACTAGAAATAATATTGACGAAGCACAACTGCAGCAATGTATTCATCAACTCATTGAAACCCAAGCCAGAAAAAGCCCCGACGCTGTAGCGGTAGTTTGGGAAGCAGAAAAGTTGACCTATGGGGAATTAAACCAAAAAAGCCAACAATTAGCCGAATATCTGCAGTTACAGGGGGTAAAACCCGAAGTTATCGTAGGGATATGTTGCGATCGCTCTTTAGAGATGATCATTGCTATAGTAGCCATCCTCAAAGCAGGTGGGGCATATTTACCACTAGATCCAAATTTACCCAAGGAAGCAATAACTTGGAGAATAGAGGATGCCAAGGTAGCAATAGTTTTAGCCCCAAAGCAGCTACAAGCAAAAATTGCCCATAAGGATCTACAAATTATCGATTTAGATCTAAGATCATTACCCCAAGTTGCCAACCCTCAACCCCCCAAACCCCCAACCCCTGATAATCTTGCCTACGTCATCTATACTTCTGGTTCGACAGGAAAACCCAAGGGGGTAATGGTCAATCATCGTAGTTTAGTTAATGCTTATTTAGGTTGGTCAGCAGCCTATCAATTAAATCAGGTTAAAAATCATCTTCAGATGGCAAACTTTGCCTTTGATGTCTTTACGGGGGATGTAGTACGGGCATTATGTTCAGGAGGAAAATTAGTTTTATGCCCTGGGGAGATATTACTAGAAGCAGACAAACTCTACCAATTAATACTACAACAGCAGATAGAGATTGGGGAATTCGTCCCAGTGGTATTGCGCCATCTAATGGAGTATTTAGAAAAGACACAACAGCAATTAAATATGGGTGTGGTAATCTGCGGTTCAGATAGTTGGTATGGTAGAGAATACAACCATTTTAGAAAGTTTTTAGCTAAAAATTGCCGATTAATTAATTCTTTTGGGGTAACAGAAGCCACCATAGATAGTTGCTATTTTGAAACCACTAAGGATATAGCATCAGGACAATTAGTTCCTATCGGTAAACCCTTTGTTAATACCCAGTTATATATACTAGACCAAGAAAGCAAGCGATCGCTTCCTATTGGAGTAGCAGGAGAACTTTATATTGGGGGTTTGGGTGTTGCTAGAGGTTATTTAAATCGCCCTCAATTAAATTGCGAGAAGTTTTTGAATTTAGATAGTTATGATACTCCTCTTTATAAAACAGGAGATAAAGCCCGCTACCTTCCCAACGGCGATATCGAATTTCTAGGTAGGATAGATAACCAAGTAAAACTAAGAGGATTTCGGATTGAACTGGGGGAAATAGAAGCAATATTATATCAGTATCCCCAAATTACCGAAAATGTCGTTATCCTGCGCCAAGATAGCCCACAAGAGGCAAAAATAGTAGCTTATCTAGTTACAGAAAGCAATAAACCTGTGGCTGTAAGAGAATTACGCAACTTTTTAAGAAAGAAATTACCAGAATACGCCTTACCTTCCGCCTTCGTCTTCCTCAAAAAACTTCCCCTCTCCCCCAACGGCAAAATAGACAGAAAATCATTACCAATACCCAGCCCCAGTTGCTATTTAAATAATAACTACACTCCTGCAAATAATGCGATCGAAGAAATTTTAGTAGACATTTGGGCGAAAATCCTACAGCTACCACGAGTGGGTATTGAAGATAACTTCTTTGATTTAGGAGGGCATTCCTTACTAGCGACACAGGTAATCTCTCGTATCCGTGAAGCCTTTGCCATTGAACTAGCAATACGCTGTTTATTTGAATCTCCTACAGTCGCCCAACTAGCCAAAAGAATAATAGAACAAGAAAAAAGCCCAGGAATTACCTTAAAAAGAGCCATAATTCTGCAAAAAATCGCTCTTATGTCCTCACAAGAAGCAAAACAACTATTGCAAGCCAAAAAAACAATTAAATCCTAA